A window of Blastomonas sp. SL216 contains these coding sequences:
- the argC gene encoding N-acetyl-gamma-glutamyl-phosphate reductase: protein MMLKLFIDGAAGTTGLEIAERMAGRSEFQLISLNDADRKSVSARAAAIQDADFVILCLPDAAAREAVALGEGASTRFIDASSAHRVADGWTYGFAELRKGQREAIRNARLVSNPGCYPTGFLALVAPLVAEDLLPADHGFIVNAVSGYSGGGKELIQRMQVDAPDIGFRAYALGLEHKHLPEMQVHAGLSRSPIFAPAVVRAFRGMLVDVPLFLDPELGFADARTLHEALSDHYAAEPLVSVAPIDSAPGELLVSEGDAATDGLSLYVLPSADGSQVRLIAMLDNLGKGASGAAVQNLNIMAGLDELAGLRA, encoded by the coding sequence CTGATGCTCAAGCTGTTCATTGATGGTGCCGCCGGGACCACCGGTCTGGAAATTGCCGAGCGGATGGCCGGGCGCAGCGAATTTCAGCTGATCAGCCTCAATGATGCCGATCGCAAGAGCGTCTCGGCGCGGGCGGCAGCGATCCAGGATGCGGATTTCGTCATCCTGTGCCTGCCTGACGCCGCCGCGCGCGAGGCCGTGGCGCTGGGCGAGGGCGCTTCGACCCGGTTCATCGATGCATCGAGCGCACACCGCGTCGCAGATGGCTGGACCTATGGCTTTGCCGAACTGCGCAAGGGCCAGCGCGAGGCGATCCGCAACGCGCGGCTGGTCAGCAACCCCGGCTGCTATCCCACCGGCTTTCTGGCACTGGTCGCACCGCTGGTCGCCGAAGACCTGCTGCCCGCCGATCATGGCTTCATCGTCAATGCGGTCAGCGGCTATTCGGGCGGCGGCAAGGAGCTCATTCAGCGGATGCAGGTCGATGCGCCCGACATCGGCTTTCGCGCCTATGCGCTGGGGCTTGAGCACAAGCATCTTCCGGAAATGCAGGTCCATGCCGGGCTCAGCCGCTCACCGATCTTTGCACCCGCCGTGGTGCGGGCCTTCCGGGGCATGCTGGTCGATGTGCCGCTGTTCCTTGATCCGGAACTTGGCTTTGCCGATGCGCGCACGCTGCACGAGGCGCTTAGCGACCATTATGCCGCCGAACCGCTGGTCAGTGTCGCGCCGATCGATAGCGCGCCGGGCGAACTGCTGGTGAGTGAAGGCGATGCCGCGACCGACGGGCTGTCGCTCTACGTGCTGCCCAGTGCCGACGGATCGCAGGTGCGGCTGATCGCGATGCTCGACAATCTGGGCAAGGGCGCGAGCGGCGCAGCGGTGCAGAACCTGAACATCATGGCCGGGCTCGACGAACTGGCAGGGCTTCGCGCCTGA
- a CDS encoding NlpC/P60 family protein translates to MTHSTRSAADASRADAVSGLQDPADSGAIAQQRFVLSGPVADYDPRVTPIRGDLADIALAGRFFAPHYVAPQLYRALGAGAMLRKAGSDDAEAVSQILPGEGFALLDSTGEWGWGYCSHDGYCGYVRLDAITRAAPEPTHIVHVRRALVFAEPSIKTQMVAAYPMGARLAVESASECGKFLKVDSGWISVRHAIALDARDCDPVDRALQLVGAPYLWGGRGGDALDCSGLVQLVLALAGHDAPRDSDQQRSSLGRALADDEALQRGDLIFFPGHVGIMMDGDTLVHANAFWMQVVAEPLADVIARFPEETPQSVLARKRIG, encoded by the coding sequence TTGACACATTCGACACGTTCTGCGGCCGACGCCTCGCGGGCAGATGCCGTATCGGGGCTGCAGGACCCAGCCGATAGCGGCGCCATAGCGCAGCAGCGCTTCGTGCTCAGCGGCCCGGTCGCCGATTACGACCCGCGCGTCACGCCGATCCGCGGAGATCTTGCCGATATCGCGCTCGCCGGACGCTTTTTCGCGCCGCATTATGTCGCACCGCAGCTCTACCGGGCGCTGGGCGCTGGCGCGATGCTGCGCAAGGCGGGCAGCGACGATGCCGAAGCGGTGAGCCAGATCCTGCCGGGCGAGGGCTTTGCCCTGCTCGACAGCACCGGCGAATGGGGATGGGGCTATTGCAGCCATGATGGCTATTGCGGCTATGTGCGGCTCGATGCCATCACCCGCGCTGCGCCCGAGCCAACGCACATCGTCCATGTCCGCCGCGCGCTGGTGTTTGCCGAGCCGTCGATCAAGACGCAGATGGTCGCAGCCTATCCGATGGGTGCGCGCCTGGCCGTGGAGTCTGCCAGCGAATGCGGCAAGTTCCTGAAGGTCGACAGCGGCTGGATCTCGGTGCGGCATGCGATTGCGCTCGATGCGCGCGATTGCGATCCGGTGGACCGAGCGCTTCAGCTGGTTGGCGCGCCCTATTTGTGGGGCGGACGCGGCGGCGATGCGCTCGACTGTTCGGGCCTGGTGCAGCTGGTGCTGGCACTGGCCGGGCACGATGCCCCGCGGGACAGCGACCAGCAGCGCAGCTCGCTGGGCCGCGCCCTGGCCGATGATGAGGCGCTGCAGCGTGGCGACCTGATCTTCTTCCCCGGCCATGTCGGCATCATGATGGATGGCGATACGCTGGTGCACGCCAATGCGTTCTGGATGCAGGTGGTGGCCGAGCCGCTGGCCGATGTCATCGCCCGCTTCCCCGAAGAGACGCCGCAGTCGGTGCTGGCGCGCAAGAGGATCGGCTGA
- a CDS encoding leucyl aminopeptidase family protein → MIDLSSLVQPDLGQPARSIHLVDKPGLADWLGAAPPRIRNHLAAMRFTARPHELVVVPGDQPDDWAVVLGVSDAANLRPWCLAKVAEVLAAGHYRLAGDLRPGDALIGWALAQHRFTTYKKPDENPQGPRVLLTSDPARSDAAMAEAEATAWVRDLVNTPAEDMGPAALEEAAAALARTYGALLDVTRGDALETHYPMIHAVGRAAARSHAPRLIELHWGRDDHPRVAIVGKGVCFDSGGLDIKPASGMLLMKKDMGGAAHALALAQLIMRMKLPVRLHMLVGAVENAISGNAFRPGDVLKSRKGITVEIGNTDAEGRLVLGDCLAKASEAMPDMILDFATLTGAARVAVGPDLPAMFSNSDPLADGLLASGTQVGDPCWRLPLWPGYEDMYTSDIADIGNTGGAFAGAITAALFLQRFVGEGLAWAHFDTYAWRPTPRPGQPKGGEAMGLRASWHYLRSRYADAKTGTA, encoded by the coding sequence ATGATTGATTTGTCTTCCCTCGTCCAGCCGGACCTTGGCCAGCCCGCGCGCAGCATTCACCTTGTCGACAAGCCTGGGCTTGCCGATTGGCTGGGCGCGGCGCCGCCGCGCATCCGCAATCATCTCGCTGCGATGCGCTTCACCGCGCGCCCGCACGAGCTGGTCGTAGTGCCGGGCGACCAGCCCGATGACTGGGCGGTGGTGCTGGGCGTCAGCGATGCCGCAAATCTGCGTCCCTGGTGCCTGGCCAAGGTGGCCGAAGTGCTGGCGGCGGGGCATTACCGGCTGGCGGGCGATCTCCGCCCAGGGGACGCGCTGATCGGCTGGGCGCTCGCGCAGCACCGGTTCACCACCTACAAGAAGCCCGACGAGAACCCGCAAGGGCCGCGCGTGCTGCTGACCAGTGATCCCGCGCGCAGCGATGCGGCGATGGCCGAGGCGGAGGCGACCGCCTGGGTGCGCGATCTGGTCAACACCCCTGCCGAAGACATGGGCCCCGCCGCGCTGGAAGAGGCCGCCGCTGCCCTGGCGCGGACCTATGGCGCGTTGCTCGATGTGACGCGCGGCGATGCGCTGGAAACGCATTATCCGATGATCCATGCCGTGGGCCGCGCAGCAGCGCGCAGCCATGCGCCGCGCCTGATCGAACTGCACTGGGGCCGTGATGATCATCCCAGAGTGGCGATTGTCGGCAAGGGCGTGTGCTTCGACAGCGGCGGGCTGGATATCAAGCCGGCATCGGGCATGCTGCTGATGAAGAAGGACATGGGCGGCGCGGCGCACGCGCTGGCGCTGGCGCAGCTGATCATGCGGATGAAGCTGCCGGTGCGGCTGCACATGCTGGTCGGTGCGGTGGAAAATGCCATTTCCGGCAACGCCTTCCGCCCGGGCGATGTGTTGAAGAGCCGCAAGGGCATCACTGTCGAGATCGGCAATACCGATGCCGAAGGAAGGCTCGTGCTGGGCGATTGCCTCGCCAAGGCCAGCGAGGCCATGCCGGACATGATCCTGGATTTTGCGACGCTGACCGGCGCGGCGCGCGTCGCGGTGGGGCCGGATCTGCCTGCCATGTTCTCGAACAGCGACCCGCTGGCCGATGGTCTGCTGGCCAGCGGCACGCAGGTCGGCGATCCGTGCTGGCGGCTGCCGCTCTGGCCCGGCTATGAGGATATGTACACGAGCGACATCGCCGATATCGGCAATACCGGAGGGGCCTTTGCCGGAGCGATCACGGCAGCGCTGTTCCTGCAGCGCTTTGTCGGCGAAGGCCTGGCCTGGGCGCATTTCGACACCTATGCCTGGCGTCCCACGCCGCGCCCTGGCCAGCCCAAGGGCGGCGAGGCCATGGGGCTGCGCGCCAGCTGGCACTATCTGCGCAGCCGCTATGCCGACGCGAAAACCGGCACGGCATGA
- a CDS encoding DUF4163 domain-containing protein, with the protein MIVRKPAHLALAALAALALPAMAACGQQVPEASKPKPAATEKSAAKPVTFERETEKFTYSYAYPAEAAAIPALAKLLEADRVKGLAELEKEAAAAEKDARENDYPYNPNMMGTSWSTTGNTGPLLAMLGEISSYSGGAHGNTGYEALLWDKPASRRVKIEDLFTDMAAALEPMRKPYCDGLNAERLERRGEYAGEADDMFNACPPFSDLVIIPSAVGNDGFDRIVFVAGPYVAGPYVEGVYEISVPVTAQTVASIKPVYRPAFSATAP; encoded by the coding sequence ATGATCGTCCGCAAACCCGCCCATCTGGCGCTCGCCGCGCTGGCAGCCCTTGCGCTGCCCGCGATGGCCGCCTGCGGACAGCAGGTGCCCGAGGCGAGCAAGCCCAAGCCCGCAGCGACGGAAAAGAGCGCGGCCAAGCCGGTCACGTTTGAGCGCGAGACCGAGAAATTCACCTATAGCTATGCCTATCCGGCCGAGGCCGCGGCCATTCCGGCACTCGCCAAGCTGCTCGAGGCCGATCGCGTCAAGGGGCTGGCCGAGCTGGAAAAGGAAGCGGCAGCCGCCGAGAAGGACGCCAGGGAAAACGATTATCCCTATAATCCCAACATGATGGGGACGAGCTGGTCGACCACCGGCAATACCGGACCGCTGCTCGCGATGCTGGGCGAGATCAGCAGCTATTCGGGCGGCGCGCACGGCAATACCGGCTATGAGGCGCTGCTCTGGGACAAGCCGGCATCGCGCCGGGTCAAGATCGAAGACCTGTTCACCGACATGGCCGCCGCGCTGGAGCCGATGCGCAAGCCCTATTGCGACGGGCTGAATGCCGAACGGCTGGAGCGGCGCGGCGAATATGCCGGCGAGGCCGACGACATGTTCAACGCCTGTCCGCCGTTCAGCGACCTGGTCATCATCCCCTCGGCGGTCGGCAATGACGGGTTCGACCGGATCGTGTTCGTCGCAGGGCCCTATGTGGCCGGCCCCTATGTCGAAGGCGTGTACGAGATCAGCGTGCCGGTTACCGCGCAGACGGTTGCCAGCATCAAGCCCGTTTATCGCCCTGCATTCAGCGCGACGGCCCCATAA
- a CDS encoding NAD(P)/FAD-dependent oxidoreductase — MKHEKPSDLKAAAHVDVLIIGAGISGIGMAVHLKEKCPDRTFAILERRSDVGGTWNLFQYPGIRSDSDMHTLGFEFEPWREQKAIADGPSILSYLKRIKDERGLNDHIRLGHKVLSASWSSSEARWTIAAEVEGQGVQHLTCSYLFMGTGYYDYDQGYDPAFAGRESFGGEIIHPQFWPKGFNYAGKRIVVIGSGATAVTIVPSMTDKASHVTMLQRTPTWYWSRPAKDWLANSLRAIMPDEWAYRLIRFKNVRMQQIAFRRARENPKKVGDYLLKRIRKIMGSKMHEPDFQPPYGPWEQRLCLVPDGDMFKAIRDGKADIVTDHIDRFTPTGIQLKSGRHLDADVIVTATGLKLAMAGKVDFSVDRQPVDFTQHFYYKGCMFSDVPNMAIVFGYLNASWTLKVDIVADFVCRQLNHMAATGSQIAVPVLGSDGPVNEEQIFDFSSGYVQRALDILPKQGDRMPWRLNQDYLFDRKVLREDAVDDGVLAFRKAEAEIETPAAIAAE, encoded by the coding sequence ATGAAGCACGAAAAGCCGTCCGACCTCAAAGCCGCTGCCCATGTCGATGTCCTGATCATAGGGGCCGGGATTTCCGGCATCGGCATGGCGGTGCACCTGAAGGAAAAGTGCCCGGACCGGACGTTCGCGATTCTGGAGCGGCGGAGCGACGTCGGCGGCACGTGGAACCTGTTCCAATATCCCGGCATCCGCTCTGACAGCGACATGCATACGCTGGGCTTCGAGTTCGAACCCTGGCGCGAGCAGAAGGCGATTGCCGACGGCCCCTCGATCCTCAGCTATCTCAAGCGCATCAAGGACGAGCGCGGGCTGAACGATCATATCCGGCTCGGCCACAAGGTGCTCTCGGCCAGCTGGTCGAGCAGCGAGGCGCGCTGGACCATTGCAGCCGAGGTCGAAGGCCAGGGCGTGCAGCATCTGACCTGCAGCTATCTGTTTATGGGCACCGGCTATTACGACTATGATCAGGGCTATGATCCCGCCTTTGCCGGGCGCGAAAGCTTTGGCGGCGAGATCATCCATCCGCAATTCTGGCCCAAGGGCTTCAACTATGCGGGCAAGCGCATTGTCGTCATCGGGTCGGGCGCGACGGCGGTGACGATCGTGCCGTCGATGACCGACAAGGCTAGCCACGTGACGATGCTCCAGCGCACGCCGACCTGGTACTGGAGCCGCCCCGCCAAGGACTGGCTCGCCAACTCGCTGCGCGCGATCATGCCCGACGAATGGGCCTATCGTCTCATCCGCTTCAAGAATGTGCGGATGCAGCAGATCGCTTTCAGACGCGCGCGCGAGAACCCGAAAAAGGTCGGCGACTATCTGCTCAAGCGCATCCGCAAGATCATGGGCAGCAAGATGCACGAGCCCGATTTCCAGCCGCCTTACGGCCCGTGGGAACAGCGGCTGTGCCTGGTGCCCGATGGCGACATGTTCAAGGCGATCCGCGACGGAAAGGCGGATATCGTCACCGACCATATCGACCGCTTCACCCCCACCGGCATCCAGCTCAAGTCAGGGCGTCATCTCGACGCCGATGTGATCGTCACCGCGACGGGTCTGAAGCTGGCGATGGCGGGCAAGGTCGATTTCTCGGTCGATCGCCAGCCGGTCGATTTCACGCAGCATTTCTATTACAAGGGCTGCATGTTCAGCGATGTGCCGAACATGGCGATCGTGTTCGGCTATCTGAACGCCTCTTGGACGCTCAAGGTCGATATCGTCGCCGATTTCGTCTGCCGCCAACTGAACCACATGGCGGCAACCGGCAGCCAGATTGCGGTGCCGGTGCTGGGCAGCGACGGGCCGGTCAATGAAGAGCAGATCTTCGATTTCTCCTCCGGCTATGTCCAGCGCGCGCTCGACATCCTGCCCAAACAGGGCGACCGCATGCCCTGGCGGCTCAACCAGGATTATCTGTTCGACCGCAAGGTGCTGCGCGAGGACGCGGTGGACGATGGCGTGCTCGCCTTCCGCAAGGCCGAGGCCGAAATCGAGACACCTGCCGCAATCGCGGCCGAATAG
- a CDS encoding aldehyde dehydrogenase (NADP(+)), with translation MAGERRGHGETFHAYDPAKGASIADIGFFSASQQDIADACAAAEDAAIAFADLPLERRAAFLEAIAAEIEALGDALLSRACAESGLPLARITGERGRTCGQLRLFAAEVRDGQWLKLRIDHADPARTPPKPDLRLRMVPLGPVAVFGASNFPLAFSTAGGDTASALAAGCPVVVKGHPAHPGTAELVAGAISKAAADTGMPAGVFSLVTGADNAIGAGLVADPRIQAVGFTGSRSGGEALMKIAASRPQPIPVYAEMSAINPVIVLPHALASRGTALAAGYIGSLTLGSGQFCTNPGLVLALDGPELDAFLAEAGALVEAQNPQTMLTAGIHSAYEKGSAALAATPEVKTIARGVYPIGPHEGRAALFSVTASDWLAHRELQHEVFGASSIVVRCADREQLLAVLRGLEGQLTATLHMDDADLADARALLPVLERRVGRILANGWPTGVEVTHAINHGGPYPATSDGRTTSVGTLAIDRFLRPVAYQDLPEMLLPEGLRDGAQAGALARIDGAWRLA, from the coding sequence ATCGCGGGCGAACGCCGTGGCCATGGCGAGACTTTTCACGCCTATGACCCCGCCAAAGGCGCGAGCATCGCCGATATCGGCTTTTTCAGCGCCAGCCAGCAGGACATTGCCGATGCCTGCGCGGCTGCCGAGGACGCCGCGATTGCCTTTGCCGATCTGCCCCTGGAAAGGCGCGCGGCGTTCCTGGAAGCGATCGCGGCCGAGATCGAGGCGCTGGGCGATGCGCTGCTGAGCCGCGCCTGCGCCGAATCGGGCCTGCCGCTCGCGCGCATCACCGGCGAGCGCGGGCGCACCTGCGGCCAGCTGCGCCTGTTTGCCGCAGAAGTGCGCGACGGCCAGTGGCTCAAGCTGCGCATCGACCATGCCGACCCGGCGCGCACCCCGCCCAAGCCCGACTTGCGTCTGCGCATGGTCCCGCTGGGGCCGGTCGCGGTGTTCGGCGCGTCCAACTTCCCGCTCGCCTTTTCGACGGCGGGCGGCGACACCGCATCGGCGCTGGCCGCCGGATGCCCGGTCGTGGTCAAGGGCCATCCCGCGCATCCCGGCACCGCGGAGCTGGTCGCAGGCGCGATCAGCAAGGCGGCGGCAGATACCGGCATGCCTGCGGGTGTGTTCAGCCTGGTGACGGGAGCGGACAATGCCATCGGCGCAGGCCTGGTCGCCGATCCGCGCATCCAGGCGGTGGGCTTTACCGGATCGCGCAGCGGCGGCGAGGCGCTGATGAAGATCGCGGCGAGCAGGCCTCAGCCGATCCCGGTCTATGCCGAAATGTCGGCGATCAACCCGGTCATCGTGTTGCCGCACGCGCTCGCCAGCCGGGGCACGGCGCTGGCAGCGGGCTATATCGGATCGCTGACCCTGGGATCGGGCCAGTTCTGCACCAATCCCGGCCTGGTGCTCGCGCTCGACGGGCCAGAGCTGGACGCGTTCCTCGCCGAGGCAGGCGCGCTGGTCGAGGCACAGAACCCGCAGACCATGCTCACCGCCGGCATCCATTCGGCCTATGAGAAGGGCAGCGCTGCGCTGGCTGCGACACCCGAGGTCAAGACCATCGCGCGCGGCGTCTACCCCATTGGTCCGCACGAAGGACGCGCGGCGCTGTTCAGCGTCACGGCGTCCGATTGGCTGGCGCATCGCGAGTTGCAGCACGAGGTGTTCGGCGCGTCGTCGATCGTGGTGCGCTGTGCTGATCGGGAGCAACTGCTGGCCGTGCTGCGCGGGCTGGAAGGCCAGCTGACCGCGACGCTGCACATGGACGATGCCGATCTTGCAGACGCGCGCGCGCTGTTGCCCGTGCTGGAACGCCGGGTCGGCCGCATCCTTGCCAATGGCTGGCCGACCGGGGTCGAGGTAACCCATGCGATCAACCATGGCGGGCCCTATCCTGCGACATCGGACGGGCGCACGACATCGGTCGGCACGCTGGCGATCGATCGCTTCCTGCGCCCAGTCGCCTATCAGGACCTGCCCGAAATGCTGCTGCCCGAAGGCCTGCGCGACGGCGCGCAGGCGGGCGCATTGGCGCGGATCGACGGAGCCTGGCGTCTCGCTTAG
- a CDS encoding amidohydrolase family protein: protein MRIGRILLASLSALALAGSVSAQSLGQAEKREAADPIPARTLGEGPWPRTVLRNAIYVDGTGAPAQGPVDIVIENDRIVQIASIGAPGAIKEARRPPRGDREYDLTGHYVLPGFVDAHVHLHTLSDGQGVPSDYVLKLWLAHGITTARNVGSSEMSIEQQVAIKGRLARNEIVGPRLDIYPMFQQIGLPIRTAEQGRAAVRDAKRRGADGIKFIGGSEAALLAAIDETKKLGMHSTMHHAQGVVAYANVLRTSGAGLESMEHWYGLPEAMFTDRKLQDWPGDFINTDEQMRFGEAGRLWQQAAKPGSDKWNEVMDTLIERGFTIDPTFTAYLASRDLMRMNRAFWHNDYTMPALWDWYRPSRINHGSYWFDWTTEREMDWKENFRLWMTFVNEYKNRGGRVTVGSDAGYIYNTYGFGYIQEMELLREAGFSPLEVIHSATQQGARLLGHDADIGTIEPGKKADLVIVKGNPVANLKLLFATGTLKLDDATGKAQRVGGIAWTVKDGIFYEGKALRADIRAMVARSKAERGLPPGYMTIEQEDLTQ, encoded by the coding sequence ATGCGGATCGGTCGGATTTTGCTGGCGAGCCTGTCGGCGCTTGCCTTGGCGGGCAGCGTTTCGGCGCAATCGCTGGGCCAGGCGGAAAAGCGCGAGGCTGCCGACCCCATCCCTGCGCGCACTTTGGGCGAGGGGCCCTGGCCGCGCACCGTGCTGCGCAACGCGATCTATGTCGATGGCACCGGCGCGCCCGCCCAGGGTCCGGTCGATATCGTCATCGAGAACGACCGCATCGTCCAGATCGCCAGCATCGGTGCGCCCGGCGCGATCAAGGAAGCGCGCAGGCCGCCGCGCGGCGACAGGGAATATGACCTGACCGGCCATTATGTGCTGCCCGGTTTCGTCGATGCGCATGTCCACCTGCACACATTGAGCGACGGGCAGGGCGTGCCGAGCGACTATGTGCTCAAGCTCTGGCTGGCGCATGGCATCACCACCGCGCGCAATGTCGGCTCGTCCGAAATGTCGATCGAGCAGCAGGTGGCGATCAAGGGGCGGCTGGCGCGCAACGAGATTGTCGGCCCCCGGCTCGATATTTACCCGATGTTCCAGCAGATCGGCCTGCCCATCCGCACGGCGGAGCAGGGCCGCGCTGCGGTGCGCGATGCCAAAAGGCGCGGTGCGGACGGCATCAAGTTCATCGGCGGCAGCGAAGCGGCCTTGCTCGCCGCGATCGACGAGACGAAAAAGCTGGGCATGCATTCGACGATGCACCACGCCCAGGGCGTCGTCGCCTATGCCAATGTCCTGCGCACCAGCGGCGCGGGCCTCGAATCGATGGAGCATTGGTACGGCCTGCCCGAAGCGATGTTCACCGACCGCAAGCTGCAGGACTGGCCGGGCGACTTCATCAACACCGACGAGCAGATGCGCTTTGGTGAGGCAGGGCGGCTCTGGCAGCAGGCCGCCAAGCCGGGATCGGACAAATGGAACGAGGTGATGGACACGCTGATCGAGCGCGGCTTCACCATCGATCCGACCTTCACCGCCTATCTTGCCAGCCGCGACCTGATGCGGATGAACCGCGCCTTCTGGCACAATGACTATACCATGCCCGCCTTGTGGGACTGGTACCGGCCCAGCCGCATCAATCACGGCTCCTACTGGTTCGACTGGACCACCGAGCGCGAGATGGACTGGAAGGAGAACTTCCGGCTGTGGATGACGTTCGTCAACGAATACAAGAATCGCGGCGGGCGCGTCACGGTCGGGTCGGACGCCGGCTATATCTACAACACCTATGGCTTCGGCTATATCCAGGAGATGGAGCTGCTGCGCGAGGCCGGGTTCAGCCCGCTCGAGGTGATCCACAGCGCGACGCAGCAGGGTGCGCGGCTGCTGGGGCATGATGCCGATATCGGCACGATCGAGCCCGGCAAGAAGGCTGACCTCGTCATCGTCAAGGGCAACCCGGTCGCCAATCTCAAGCTGTTGTTCGCCACCGGCACGCTCAAGCTCGACGATGCGACCGGCAAGGCGCAGCGTGTCGGCGGCATCGCCTGGACGGTGAAGGACGGCATTTTCTACGAGGGCAAGGCACTGCGCGCGGACATCCGCGCGATGGTGGCGCGCTCCAAGGCCGAGCGCGGGCTGCCGCCGGGCTATATGACCATCGAACAGGAAGACCTTACCCAGTGA
- a CDS encoding amino acid permease has product MGILGPIKPIVQAADAPEGSRLKPTLSWPHLIALGVGAIVGTGIYTLTGVGAERAGPAVILAFAIAGAVCACAALAYAELATMIPTAGSAYTYTYSVVGETLAWVVGWSLILEYSLACSTVAVGWSGYLVGWLQSAGVELPAMLLSGPHAGGIINLPAVIVSLAIAGMLMAGTRESATLNIILVIIKLAALTAFIALALPAFDAQNFTPFMPYGFGSTVQDGSTRGVMAAAAIVFFAFYGFDAVATSAEEARNPGRDLTIGIIGSMAVCTLIYMAVALSAVGAMSYLTLGNSPEPLALVLRTLGHPTASYLVALAALIALPSVILVMMYGQSRIFFVMARDGLLPPVLSRVSPKTGAPVLVTGITGVFVAAVAGFFRLDEIAELANAGTLLAFIAVGGCLMVLRKRAPELKRVFKCPQPYLVGTLAILGCLYLLASLPSQTLVRFALWNVAGLAFYFLYSRSRSQALQDQAAGV; this is encoded by the coding sequence ATGGGGATTCTGGGGCCGATCAAACCGATAGTGCAGGCGGCCGACGCCCCTGAGGGCAGCCGCCTGAAGCCGACCTTGTCCTGGCCGCATCTGATTGCGCTGGGCGTGGGGGCGATTGTCGGCACCGGCATCTACACGCTGACCGGCGTGGGGGCAGAGCGCGCCGGGCCAGCGGTGATCCTGGCCTTTGCCATTGCCGGTGCTGTCTGCGCCTGCGCCGCGCTCGCCTATGCCGAACTCGCCACGATGATACCGACCGCTGGGTCGGCGTACACCTATACCTATTCGGTGGTGGGCGAGACTCTGGCCTGGGTGGTCGGCTGGAGCCTGATCCTCGAATATTCGCTCGCCTGTTCGACCGTGGCGGTCGGCTGGTCGGGCTATCTGGTCGGCTGGCTGCAATCGGCGGGGGTTGAACTGCCCGCCATGCTGCTGTCGGGTCCGCATGCCGGCGGCATCATCAACCTGCCTGCCGTCATCGTCTCGCTGGCGATTGCCGGCATGCTGATGGCCGGGACGCGCGAGAGCGCGACGCTCAACATCATTCTGGTGATCATCAAGCTCGCCGCGCTGACCGCATTCATTGCGCTGGCGCTGCCCGCGTTCGACGCGCAGAATTTCACCCCGTTCATGCCCTATGGCTTTGGCAGCACCGTGCAGGACGGATCGACGCGCGGGGTGATGGCGGCCGCCGCGATCGTGTTCTTCGCCTTTTACGGCTTTGACGCGGTAGCAACGTCTGCGGAAGAGGCGCGCAATCCGGGGCGCGATCTGACCATCGGCATCATCGGATCGATGGCGGTGTGCACGCTGATCTACATGGCGGTCGCATTGTCGGCCGTCGGCGCGATGTCGTACCTGACGCTGGGCAATTCGCCCGAACCGCTGGCGCTGGTGCTGCGCACCCTGGGACATCCCACCGCATCCTATCTGGTCGCGCTGGCGGCGCTGATCGCGCTGCCCTCGGTCATCCTGGTGATGATGTACGGCCAGAGCCGCATCTTCTTCGTGATGGCGCGCGACGGACTGCTTCCGCCGGTGCTGTCGCGCGTCTCGCCCAAGACCGGTGCGCCGGTGCTGGTCACCGGCATTACCGGGGTATTCGTCGCCGCCGTCGCCGGCTTCTTCCGGCTCGACGAGATTGCAGAGCTCGCCAATGCAGGCACGCTGCTGGCGTTCATCGCGGTGGGCGGCTGCCTGATGGTGCTGCGCAAGCGCGCGCCAGAGCTCAAGCGCGTGTTCAAGTGCCCGCAGCCCTATCTGGTCGGCACGCTGGCCATCCTGGGCTGTCTGTACCTGCTCGCCAGCCTGCCCTCGCAGACTTTGGTGCGCTTTGCGCTGTGGAACGTTGCGGGCCTGGCCTTCTACTTCCTCTACAGCCGCTCGCGCAGCCAGGCTTTGCAGGACCAGGCGGCGGGGGTCTGA